The Shewanella pealeana ATCC 700345 genome contains the following window.
TATCGACTCTTTGCAAGACTCAACCGTACTGCAAGGCAGTCATATCTCTAAGGCGCTCAATGGCGAGCAAGGCTCAACCTGGCGATTAACTCCCGACAACAAAGCCGTGGTGCTCGCTGCTGCAAGCCCTATCTGGATCGATGACAAGGTGATGGGCGTCGTGATCGCCGAAGAGACCACTCATGGCATTCGCACTTTGAGAAATAAGGCCTTAGAAAAACTATTCAATGTGATTTTAACCATCATGAGTATGGGCACCTTGGCATTATTTTTCTTCGCCTCAAACATCTCTAGCCGAATTCGAAAACTGCGCGATGAAGCCGAACAAGCCATCGATAGTCAAGGCCGGATTAAAAATGAAATTCAAGGCTCTAAGGTGCGTGATGAAATTGGCGATCTGTCGCGCAGTTTCGCCAGTATTGTCAGCCGCTTGAGTCAATATACTCATTACTTAGAGAATATGTCATCGCGCTTATCTCACGAGCTGCGAACTCCTGTTGCCGTAGTACGTTCATCGTTAGAACACCTTGGCCTACAAGAGCTAAACCCCGATACTCGCAAATATGTTGACCGGGCACAGGAAGGGGTTAACCGCCTTAACATGATCCTCAATAATATGAGCGAAGCAACCCGCTTAGAAGAGAGCCTTTCCCATGCTGAGAAAACCGTTTTTCCATTAGAAAAAGTTGTCAGCGGTTGCATGCAGGGTTACCAGATGACCTATCCAGATCAAACCTTCAGCCTTGAGATCATTAACGAAGAAACTCCCATTCTTGGAGTGCCTGAATATATCGCCCAACTAATGGATAAACTTGTTGCCAATGCATTAGAGTTTAGCCATCCGCACACCCCGATTGACGTTTCACTCAAGCTTAAGAATAAGTTTGCCGAGCTTAGGATCAGTAACCAGGGTCCTGCTCTGCCTGAAAATATGGCTGAGCAAATTTTCGAGTCTATGGTCTCAGTGCGTATGCAAAAGGCACAAGACAAACCTCATCTGGGACTCGGTCTGTATATCGCACGGCTTATCAGTCAGTTCCACCAAGGTCAGATCAATGCCCGTAACTTACAAGATAAGTCGGGTGAGATCAGCGGTGTTGAGATAAAAATCAGACTACCTTTGAGTAAAGAAACTCTGCCATAAACCCAGCCTAATAAAATTCTAACAGTTTGATATTTAGTGCTAAATCAGCTCGTATAATAAGGATGGAAACGCCGATTACAAACAATTGAGATAGCAAATTCAGACAGTCAACTGAATTGATCTTGAAAAGATAAACACTTGTTGTGATAGACACTTCATTTTAGCCGTTTAGATGTTAAGATGGCTAAAAATTAAAACTGATGGAATTCGCCCTATGAAGAAAGAAACCCAAATAGTCAGTCTTGGCCGCGATAAGAAATGGACCCAAGGGGTGATTAACCCGCCCGTTTACCGAGCTTCCACCATGGTATTCGATACCATTGAAGATATGCGCTTTGCCGCAAAAAACAAGGCAAATGGCGAGATGTTCTATGGCCGCCGTGGCGGACCAACACACTTTGCCTTTCAAGCAGCCATCGCCGAATTAGAAGGCGGTGTGGGTACGGCACTATATCCATCGGGTAGCGCCGCTATCAGCAACAGTTTGCTCTCTTTCTTAAAATCAGGTGACCACCTATTAATGGTCGACAGTGCCTACGAACCAACTCGTGACTTATGCGATAAGTTACTGGCTGGCTACGGTATTGAGACGACCTATTACGACCCAATGATAGGTGATGACATCGAGGCGTTAATCCAACCTAACACTAAGGTGTTATTTTTGGAGTCTCCAGGCTCTATCACCATGGAAGTACAAGATGTACCTACCCTGAGTCGTATCGCCCACCAGCACGATATCGTGGTCATGCTCGACAATACTTGGGCGTCACCGATTAACTCTCGCCCATTTGAAATGGGCGTAGATATCTCTATCCAAGCGGCGACAAAGTATATTGTCGGCCACTCAGATGTGATGATGGGCACCGCCACCGCCAATGAAAAGCATTGGGAACAACTTAGAGAACATAGCTACCTGCTTGGCCAGTGCACCTCTCCCGATGATGTTTATCTTGCCAGTCGCGGCCTGAGAACCTTAGGTATTCGCTTAGCTCAGCATGAACAGAACGCACTTAAAATAGCCAATTGGCTAAATAGCCGCCCAGAAGTCGATCATCTGCGTCACCCCGCTTTTGAGTCTTGCCCCGGCCATGAATTCTTTAAACGCGACTTTAGTGCTTCAAACGGTTTGTTCTCATTTGTGTTAAAGCAAGGCGATGTTAGATCGGTTACCGCGTTCGTTGAAAATATGAAGCACTTTAAAATGGGCTTCTCATGGGGTGGATATGAGAGCCTTATCTTAGGCGTTTTTGGCATCGACAAGCTGCGCACTGCAACTCAGTGGGACAGCAGTAAGCCTCTCATACGATTGCATATTGGTCTTGAAAATGTGGATGACTTAATCGCCGATCTCGATGCAGCGTTTGAGCGTTATAATCAAGTCTTGAACCGTTAAGAACTATGCATTGTTAATGCTATAACAACCTGTAATGTTAAGCATGTTAATCCCAAAAGCCGGCTTCGTTGTCGGCTTGTTTTATTGATGCCGATAAGAATCTTTTATTTCAGCAATTAGTCTATATGCTCTATTATTGAAACGTCCCTTTATAATCTAGAGAATGTTTTCAATGCAACGCCCCACAGCCTCCAAAGGCTTTACCTTAATCGAACTCGTCATAGTGATCATTGTGCTTGGCATACTCGCCGTCATCGCCGCGGCTAAATATGTCGACTTAAAACGTGATGCCGAGATTGCACGAGTTAAAGGAGTTGCGGCGGCATTTGAGCAATCTTTGACATTTTCTCATACCAAATGGCAACTTGTCGCAGGCAGCGGCGCGCTTAACGATCTTCCCGATTTTGCTGGCGGCAAGCTCGACATGAATAGCCATGGCTACCCCTTAGGCATAGATAAAAACAATCCGATGGGGCAACCTAAGAATATCGGTAAAGGTGAGCAAGGCTGTGTTGATCTTTGGAACACACTGCAACAGGATCCTCCATCGGTATCTTTGTCGAAAGTCAATAACAATAGTGACTTTCAAGCCTACCGCCATCAGGCCGAGGTTAATCCTGATGGCCAGACGCAATGCAGTTATGTACTGCGTACTCTCGGCGATACTAAAGGCTATCAGCAAGCCGATATTAAAATTGTTTATGACTCAGTTGCAGGCAGTGCTACAGCAGTTATTCGTGAATAACGATTAGCGAAGCAGAAAAACACACAGCAAAAAGGGCGGATATAATCCGCCCTTTGGTTTTTAAACGTGCTGTCCTCCATTAAAAACTAGAGGTTAGCTAACAATAAGCTTAGTGGCTATTAACAGCGCCACCTTCTACCCATGCCTGTGTGCCATAGAGTGGCACAGTCGAGAGCGCATGTTTATGGCTACCATTGGTCTCTTTAGTCGAATAAGACAGATACAATAGCGTTTGATTATCGGCATCGTAAATTCGGCGCACCTTGAGAGACTTAAACAGAATACTTAAGGACTCCTTAAATACCACTTCACCATTTTTACTCTTATCGATGTTAGCAATTTCAGCCGCCGTAATAGGCCCGGTTTGACGACAAGAGATACTCATATCTGATGGGTCAGCAAGGCTTAGATCCGCTTCAATACGGCTAATATGACACGTCACGCCCGGGATCTTAGGATCGTGCTTAGCATCTATAATCACATCCTTTGTGGTAAATAAGCCTAAGCTCACCTTACCCACGTCATCGCCACAAGCACTAAGGCCTAGCGCGAGAAATATAGATAACCCAACGCCTGAAACCCACTTTTTAGCTAAGCTTGTCATATCCATTTCCTTAAGAGTTTGAGCCAATAATAAGATAAATTTATTAAATCGAAATTATTTAAATCACAATTACTTAAATTACAAAGCGTTAAGCAAACACTCTTTGCGCCCAACGAGTTAAGCCTGCGGTCACACTACCGAAGTGATCGCCGACAACGATTGGGATCTCAGGGAACAAACCAGAAATGCGTTTATAGATAGCCGGACTTCTCGCCGTACCACCCGTCACATAGATCCTGTCTGGCATCACACCCGCTTGCTCAAGGGCTTCTCGCATCAAGGCTTCGACTTTTGATAGCGGTATCGTGATAGCACTTTCGAAATCATCTTCGCTCACCCTAGCATGTAATCCCGCGTGAATATATTCCAGCGGTGTATCAACACATGCGTCGCTAGAAAGGGCAATCTTACTCTGCTCGGCGCTACGAACCAATTTATACCCTAGCTGTTCTTTTTGAACTTTAAGCAGACGCTGAACAAGCTCCGGCTTTTGGGCATCTTTGATTAAGTCTTCGATTAACTTCTTCGAGGCCAAGGCACTAAAGTCTCGCTGCGCACTGATATCGTTGACTGCAACCGCGTTCCAAAACGGCTTGCTTGGCACTGGCAATTGGTTAACCATCAAGCTACCAAGACCAAGATGTGGCATAAATGAAGCCATAGACAAGGCGATATCTAAGTCATTACCACCGATACGCTGACCACTGTGGCCTAAAAAATCGGCACTACGGTCGCGGTTATCGATATGATTTGGGCCCATTTTTACCATAGAGCAGTCTGTGGTACCGCCGCCAACATCCACCACCAGCACAGTAACGTTTTCATCTAGTGAGGCCTCATAGTCCATACCAGCCGCGAGAGGCTCAAATAAGAAATCGACTTCGGTAAAACCAGCACGACTAGCCGCAAGTGATAAAATGGCCTCGGCCTGCTGATTGCTCTGCTCACCACCTATGCCCTGAAAGTTTACTGGGCGGCCAATAACCGCATGGGTGATTTTCTGCGCCGGTGAAAAGTTGCTTTCAGCCTGTTGCTTAATATGCATCATCATTAAGGTGACGATATCTTCAAATAGCGCGATTTGGCTCTCTCTTAGCCCTGTAGCGCCAAGGAAAGATTTCGGCGAGCGTACAT
Protein-coding sequences here:
- a CDS encoding CreA family protein — encoded protein: MTSLAKKWVSGVGLSIFLALGLSACGDDVGKVSLGLFTTKDVIIDAKHDPKIPGVTCHISRIEADLSLADPSDMSISCRQTGPITAAEIANIDKSKNGEVVFKESLSILFKSLKVRRIYDADNQTLLYLSYSTKETNGSHKHALSTVPLYGTQAWVEGGAVNSH
- the yegD gene encoding molecular chaperone, which translates into the protein MFVGFDYGSANCAIGVVEGGDVRLVPLSGDSNYLSSTLYAMDRELIAEAVLNQLPQEQKVEYARARAAQLSRAHAARRDLDLLPNEQAVFVGEQAIEAYLDMPDEGFYVRSPKSFLGATGLRESQIALFEDIVTLMMMHIKQQAESNFSPAQKITHAVIGRPVNFQGIGGEQSNQQAEAILSLAASRAGFTEVDFLFEPLAAGMDYEASLDENVTVLVVDVGGGTTDCSMVKMGPNHIDNRDRSADFLGHSGQRIGGNDLDIALSMASFMPHLGLGSLMVNQLPVPSKPFWNAVAVNDISAQRDFSALASKKLIEDLIKDAQKPELVQRLLKVQKEQLGYKLVRSAEQSKIALSSDACVDTPLEYIHAGLHARVSEDDFESAITIPLSKVEALMREALEQAGVMPDRIYVTGGTARSPAIYKRISGLFPEIPIVVGDHFGSVTAGLTRWAQRVFA
- a CDS encoding type II secretion system protein, whose protein sequence is MQRPTASKGFTLIELVIVIIVLGILAVIAAAKYVDLKRDAEIARVKGVAAAFEQSLTFSHTKWQLVAGSGALNDLPDFAGGKLDMNSHGYPLGIDKNNPMGQPKNIGKGEQGCVDLWNTLQQDPPSVSLSKVNNNSDFQAYRHQAEVNPDGQTQCSYVLRTLGDTKGYQQADIKIVYDSVAGSATAVIRE
- a CDS encoding cystathionine beta-lyase; protein product: MKKETQIVSLGRDKKWTQGVINPPVYRASTMVFDTIEDMRFAAKNKANGEMFYGRRGGPTHFAFQAAIAELEGGVGTALYPSGSAAISNSLLSFLKSGDHLLMVDSAYEPTRDLCDKLLAGYGIETTYYDPMIGDDIEALIQPNTKVLFLESPGSITMEVQDVPTLSRIAHQHDIVVMLDNTWASPINSRPFEMGVDISIQAATKYIVGHSDVMMGTATANEKHWEQLREHSYLLGQCTSPDDVYLASRGLRTLGIRLAQHEQNALKIANWLNSRPEVDHLRHPAFESCPGHEFFKRDFSASNGLFSFVLKQGDVRSVTAFVENMKHFKMGFSWGGYESLILGVFGIDKLRTATQWDSSKPLIRLHIGLENVDDLIADLDAAFERYNQVLNR
- the pdsS gene encoding proteobacterial dedicated sortase system histidine kinase, whose product is MFNLPIGLRAKVAVLSLFLLCLPWLGYQYVWEMEKYLRHGQEKTLEGTTQALATALHERPKLFDSQASFLTQVEKGRDLYAYPLSGPIQLDGKLADWSSYRHRALNYGSDYQIYKRDESQPLQLSFTHMVGKYAGYLYAFFEVNDPQVVYRGKNSLSIDRNDHIAIATLAPDGMFRRYIIATTQDGWISAFELPEDPSLSKPVTPEVKIQGKWTKSKQGYNVELRIPLDMVGSKLGFVVYDVNDKHSRALDAAVGTSAIDDVSKLGTVLVPSPEIESIIKGMSHNSSRIWVVDKHGRVLAKSGDIRSDNSVWSRSAIEKEGNSTWEKFKRDYLHPLYYKILTTPAKDFIDSLQDSTVLQGSHISKALNGEQGSTWRLTPDNKAVVLAAASPIWIDDKVMGVVIAEETTHGIRTLRNKALEKLFNVILTIMSMGTLALFFFASNISSRIRKLRDEAEQAIDSQGRIKNEIQGSKVRDEIGDLSRSFASIVSRLSQYTHYLENMSSRLSHELRTPVAVVRSSLEHLGLQELNPDTRKYVDRAQEGVNRLNMILNNMSEATRLEESLSHAEKTVFPLEKVVSGCMQGYQMTYPDQTFSLEIINEETPILGVPEYIAQLMDKLVANALEFSHPHTPIDVSLKLKNKFAELRISNQGPALPENMAEQIFESMVSVRMQKAQDKPHLGLGLYIARLISQFHQGQINARNLQDKSGEISGVEIKIRLPLSKETLP